A single region of the Nicotiana sylvestris chromosome 6, ASM39365v2, whole genome shotgun sequence genome encodes:
- the LOC104210974 gene encoding uncharacterized protein isoform X2, which produces MYGMGFDHSFGLWFMARWLKPELMIESGAFKGHSTWVLRQAMPDTPIISLTPRHPEKYLKKGPAYVDGNCTYFAGKDFVDFGNVDWAKVMKKHAIKDLSEVLVFFDDHQNELKRLKQALKAGFRHLVFEDNYDTGTGDHYSFRQMCDQFYIRGGGHSCFKDSDEARIRSRRKKFWEKAVDIEELCGPGEAWWGVRGQMRDDFNHSNKAITYAEHFQNSRFVESVLDVYWELPPVAGPSLTHQTRYDPARAQSPIVEDGRYGLFQRLGLSRLETSVFNGYTQMVYLQVLREP; this is translated from the exons ATGTATGGGATGGGTTTTGACCACAGCTTTGGGCTTTGGTTTATGGCTCGATGGTTGAAACCAGAGCTGATGATTGAGAGTGGTGCTTTCAAGGGACACTCAACTTGGGTTTTGAGACAAGCAATGCCAGATACGCCAATTATATCACTTACACCGCGTCATCCAGAGAAATATCTGAAGAAAGGACCTGCCTATGTTGATGGAAATTGCACGTACTTTGCTGGAAAAGACTTTGTTGATTTCGGAAATGTTGATTGGGCGAAAGTTATGAAAAAACATGCAATCAAGGATCTTAGCGAGGTTCTTGTCTTTTTCGATGACCATCAAAATGAACTGAAAAG ACTAAAGCAAGCACTAAAAGCAGGGTTCAGGCATCTTGTGTTTGAGGACAACTATGATACTGGCACGGGAGACCACTATTCTTTTAGGCAGATGTGTGATCAGTTTTATATAAGAG GTGGGGGCCATAGCTGCTTTAAGGACAGTGATGAAGCTAGGATTAGATCAAGAAGGAAGAAGTTTTGGGAGAAGGCTGTTGATATTGAAGAACTATGCGGTCCCGGTGAAGCTTGGTGGGGTGTGAGAGGGCAGATGCGCGATGATTTTAACCACAGCAATAAAGCTATTACTTATGCAGAGCATTTTCAAAACAGCAGGTTTGTAGAATCAGTGTTAGATGTTTACTGGGAGCTCCCTCCTGTGGCTGGTCCTTCACTTACTCATCAGACGAGATACGATCCAGCTCGTGCACAAAGTCCTATTGTTGAAGATGGCAGATATGGATTGTTTCAGAGGCTTGGCTTATCTAGACTTGAGACTTCTGTATTCAATGGTTACACTCAAATGGTCTATCTCCAGGTTTTGCGAGAACCTTAA
- the LOC104210974 gene encoding uncharacterized protein isoform X1: MLERVLSLRRASPVTDDGDGDGEGDESKTRKHLSPAIRFTNYMTRTGHIWPFLLIGLVLVVLTSFAYHSRDLVCISASSSDHISRLRFFGFQALETDFGSLGVPWCRSKHGKSVEWTIKDLLKGLEEFVPIYETRPIKNNMYGMGFDHSFGLWFMARWLKPELMIESGAFKGHSTWVLRQAMPDTPIISLTPRHPEKYLKKGPAYVDGNCTYFAGKDFVDFGNVDWAKVMKKHAIKDLSEVLVFFDDHQNELKRLKQALKAGFRHLVFEDNYDTGTGDHYSFRQMCDQFYIRGGGHSCFKDSDEARIRSRRKKFWEKAVDIEELCGPGEAWWGVRGQMRDDFNHSNKAITYAEHFQNSRFVESVLDVYWELPPVAGPSLTHQTRYDPARAQSPIVEDGRYGLFQRLGLSRLETSVFNGYTQMVYLQVLREP, translated from the exons ATGCTAGAAAGAGTGCTCTCTTTACGCAGGGCATCGCCGGTTACCGACGACGGCGACGGAGACGGAGAGGGAGACGAATCGAAAACACGAAAGCACTTGTCTCCGGCGATAAGATTCACCAATTACATGACTCGAACCGGTCATATTTGGCCATTCCTCCTTATAGGACTTGTGCTGGTGGTCCTCACTTCTTTCGCTTACCACTCGCGTGACCTTGTTTGTATCTCCGCTTCCTCTTCCGATCACATTTCTCGCTTAAGATTTTTTGGCTTCCAAGCCCTTGAAACTGACTTCGGATCTCTCGGTGTTCCGTGGT GCAGATCGAAACATGGCAAATCTGTTGAATGGACCATTAAGGATTTACTCAAAGGTCTGGAGGAGTTTGTACCGATATACGAGACACGGCCTATCAAGAATAACATGTATGGGATGGGTTTTGACCACAGCTTTGGGCTTTGGTTTATGGCTCGATGGTTGAAACCAGAGCTGATGATTGAGAGTGGTGCTTTCAAGGGACACTCAACTTGGGTTTTGAGACAAGCAATGCCAGATACGCCAATTATATCACTTACACCGCGTCATCCAGAGAAATATCTGAAGAAAGGACCTGCCTATGTTGATGGAAATTGCACGTACTTTGCTGGAAAAGACTTTGTTGATTTCGGAAATGTTGATTGGGCGAAAGTTATGAAAAAACATGCAATCAAGGATCTTAGCGAGGTTCTTGTCTTTTTCGATGACCATCAAAATGAACTGAAAAG ACTAAAGCAAGCACTAAAAGCAGGGTTCAGGCATCTTGTGTTTGAGGACAACTATGATACTGGCACGGGAGACCACTATTCTTTTAGGCAGATGTGTGATCAGTTTTATATAAGAG GTGGGGGCCATAGCTGCTTTAAGGACAGTGATGAAGCTAGGATTAGATCAAGAAGGAAGAAGTTTTGGGAGAAGGCTGTTGATATTGAAGAACTATGCGGTCCCGGTGAAGCTTGGTGGGGTGTGAGAGGGCAGATGCGCGATGATTTTAACCACAGCAATAAAGCTATTACTTATGCAGAGCATTTTCAAAACAGCAGGTTTGTAGAATCAGTGTTAGATGTTTACTGGGAGCTCCCTCCTGTGGCTGGTCCTTCACTTACTCATCAGACGAGATACGATCCAGCTCGTGCACAAAGTCCTATTGTTGAAGATGGCAGATATGGATTGTTTCAGAGGCTTGGCTTATCTAGACTTGAGACTTCTGTATTCAATGGTTACACTCAAATGGTCTATCTCCAGGTTTTGCGAGAACCTTAA
- the LOC138871972 gene encoding uncharacterized protein gives MVGEKVLLKVSPMKGIMTFGKKSKLSPRFIGPFEVLRRIGEVAYELALLPSVSSVHPMFHVSMLRKYIGDPSHVLDFSTVQLDDDLSYDVEPVVILERQVRKLRSKDIASVKVQWRGRP, from the coding sequence atggttggtgagaaggtattgttgaaggtttcacccatgaagggtattatgacgTTTGGAAAGAAAAGTAAATTGAGTCCTCgtttcattgggccttttgaggtgcttcggaggattggggaggtggcttatgagcttgctttgctacCCAGCGTATCAAGTGTGCATCCGatgttccatgtttctatgcttcggaagtatattggcgatccgtctcatgttttggatttcagtacgGTTCAGTTGGACGATGATTTGtcttatgatgtagagccagtggttattttggagcgtcaggttcgaaagttgaggtcaaaagatatagcttcagtgaaagtacagtggagaggtcgccCGTAG